Proteins encoded by one window of Winogradskyella sp. PG-2:
- a CDS encoding glycosyltransferase family 4 protein — protein MPKTILYIHQSSELYGSDKALYYLVNKINLNPDFNAIVILPEKGPLKNLLEKNNIRVIVFPVIKVSRNFFKLKKIITLPFLIAKTTKKLRKILEDENIDIIHSNTLAVLLGAFYSKRYKLKHVWHVHEIIKKPKIVSVFYPLLVGNFSNKVVYNSRASKEFLSKNNNKLIGKSVINLNGMDRTEPIISVSNQNKIRKQLFDAKESDIVMALVGRISKWKGQKLLLNSFNELREKHNNLKLVFVGSAPPNQEYLVDELQSQIDNYNLNDSCKIIPFQENIWSIWDSIDFAVVPSTEPEPFGLVALEAMLAKIPVIAASHGGLKEIVLDNHTGYFFSPNNSEALCTSIEKLIANKDNLDYFGINGFNRATSHFSIKRHVEKFIEIYDSV, from the coding sequence ATGCCTAAAACAATTCTTTATATACATCAGTCCTCCGAGCTATATGGATCTGATAAGGCTTTGTATTACTTAGTCAATAAAATTAATTTAAACCCAGATTTTAATGCGATAGTTATACTGCCAGAAAAAGGACCCCTAAAAAATTTACTCGAAAAAAATAATATTAGAGTCATTGTTTTTCCGGTAATTAAAGTGTCACGTAATTTTTTTAAGCTTAAGAAAATCATTACTCTTCCATTTCTTATTGCAAAGACAACAAAAAAGCTCAGAAAGATATTAGAAGATGAAAACATAGATATTATCCATTCTAATACATTAGCTGTTTTATTAGGTGCTTTTTATTCTAAGCGCTATAAATTGAAACATGTATGGCATGTTCATGAAATAATAAAGAAACCAAAAATTGTAAGTGTTTTTTATCCATTATTAGTTGGAAATTTTTCTAATAAGGTTGTATATAACTCTAGAGCCTCTAAGGAATTTCTGAGCAAAAATAATAACAAACTAATTGGGAAATCTGTAATTAACCTTAACGGCATGGACAGAACTGAGCCTATTATATCAGTTTCTAATCAGAATAAAATTAGAAAACAGCTTTTCGATGCGAAAGAATCGGATATTGTAATGGCTTTGGTTGGAAGAATTAGTAAATGGAAAGGGCAAAAACTACTATTGAACTCCTTTAATGAACTACGAGAAAAACACAACAACCTTAAACTTGTTTTTGTTGGTTCCGCGCCACCAAATCAAGAGTACCTTGTTGATGAACTTCAGTCACAAATAGACAATTATAATTTAAATGATTCTTGTAAGATAATTCCGTTTCAAGAAAATATTTGGAGTATTTGGGACAGCATAGATTTTGCTGTTGTGCCATCTACTGAACCGGAACCATTTGGTTTAGTTGCTTTAGAAGCAATGCTTGCAAAAATACCAGTCATTGCAGCAAGCCATGGAGGCCTAAAAGAAATTGTTTTAGACAACCATACAGGATATTTTTTCTCACCCAACAACAGTGAGGCTTTATGTACATCAATAGAAAAATTAATAGCAAATAAGGATAATTTAGACTATTTTGGCATCAATGGATTTAATAGAGCAACTAGCCACTTTTCAATCAAGAGACATGTTGAAAAATTCATTGAAATATATGACAGTGTATAA
- a CDS encoding acyltransferase, translating into MLKSTLQNLLIKFGKSYTIDNNISNKLVLSFIYTRAFMMLRGLVKTRRKIFIDKRVKILNGNNFQFGKACTLERNVLIDCYSDKKIVFGNIVKIGAFSTISTTSHLSKSGIGLKIGNNSAIGEYSYFGCSGGVKIGNDVIMGQYVSFHSENHSFNNNKLLIREQGVSSSGIDIGNNIWVGSKATFLDGCKVGDNSVVAAGAVVNDIFPSNVLIGGVPAKIIKHLNA; encoded by the coding sequence ATGCTAAAAAGCACATTACAGAACCTTCTTATTAAGTTTGGTAAGTCTTATACTATAGATAATAATATATCTAATAAACTAGTATTGTCCTTTATTTACACAAGAGCATTTATGATGTTAAGAGGATTGGTTAAAACCCGTAGAAAAATATTTATTGATAAACGAGTAAAAATTTTAAATGGTAATAATTTTCAATTTGGAAAAGCTTGTACACTAGAGAGAAATGTTTTAATAGATTGTTACTCTGATAAAAAAATAGTTTTTGGAAATATTGTGAAAATTGGAGCTTTTTCTACGATTAGCACCACGAGTCATTTATCTAAATCAGGAATTGGACTAAAGATCGGTAATAATTCAGCCATAGGGGAATATTCTTATTTTGGCTGTTCTGGCGGTGTAAAAATTGGTAATGACGTTATTATGGGTCAATACGTTAGTTTTCATTCTGAAAATCACAGTTTTAATAATAATAAACTCTTAATAAGAGAGCAAGGAGTATCTTCCTCCGGAATAGATATTGGTAACAATATTTGGGTAGGATCTAAAGCTACGTTTTTAGATGGCTGCAAAGTTGGAGATAATTCTGTTGTTGCAGCTGGAGCAGTTGTAAATGATATTTTTCCTTCGAATGTTTTGATTGGTGGTGTACCAGCAAAAATAATTAAGCATTTAAATGCCTAA